One part of the Terrimicrobium sacchariphilum genome encodes these proteins:
- a CDS encoding DUF4194 domain-containing protein produces MTAERTDPLWPSFWADVAAEDRAPLRDILAELLGRGVLLGDTGSGRELFLLARDHHRFRLEDYLAPLGLELIVDDEALLLQARPRMESCQLLGNFTKDETLILLTLWRVWDEAQTAGTSSAVLMRLDDLWEKLRVFFDRIEPPEKSQIEAALSRLKRHRLIRTQRPEDMTQSGDLLIEVLPSLARAIPFDSIEQWRERVDMASPRDGEPETEEPVIS; encoded by the coding sequence ATGACCGCCGAACGTACCGACCCCCTCTGGCCCAGCTTTTGGGCTGATGTTGCCGCCGAGGACCGCGCCCCGCTGCGCGACATCCTGGCGGAGTTGCTCGGTCGCGGCGTACTGCTGGGTGACACCGGCAGCGGGCGGGAGCTTTTCCTGCTGGCGCGGGATCATCATCGCTTCCGGCTGGAGGACTATCTCGCTCCGCTGGGCCTCGAGCTCATCGTGGATGACGAGGCACTGCTCCTGCAGGCGCGCCCGCGCATGGAGTCGTGCCAGCTCCTGGGGAACTTCACCAAGGACGAAACCCTCATCCTCCTCACCCTCTGGCGCGTATGGGACGAGGCTCAGACGGCGGGAACCAGCTCCGCCGTGCTGATGCGGCTCGACGACCTCTGGGAAAAGCTCCGCGTCTTCTTTGACCGGATCGAGCCCCCCGAGAAATCCCAGATCGAGGCCGCGCTCAGCCGCCTGAAGCGCCACCGGCTCATTCGCACCCAGCGCCCGGAGGACATGACGCAATCCGGCGATCTCCTCATCGAGGTGCTGCCGTCGTTGGCCCGTGCCATCCCGTTTGACTCCATCGAGCAGTGGCGCGAGCGCGTCGACATGGCCTCCCCGCGCGACGGCGAGCCGGAGACTGAAGAACCTGTTATTTCCTGA
- a CDS encoding Wadjet anti-phage system protein JetA family protein produces the protein MASEIPLSTRLSRTVSADFFRPLTRPSAPVYVDCACRLEEEAGLAGRLPLLDAQQIIREVLLAHPSVHFDEDEGALLRDVRQRASVFLTKLLAAGWVEEQTLGLHDRRIIISPGLRLLLGMLRTLVEDQVAELQAFADTLRGVCETLERNHALDPLTQSGDDLRGTVHDLNQRLDLAVSQLYSVEKLIASFEMRQRHSESPLETLQVFYTEFSRGQHMVCYDVLSKGGLISRLRAARARVSDGRDDPLTRDRLAEGLREHYGYDEAEAATRANTILLRLERSLGGLGEIARAIDERMAAFNRLSQQRYRYQTEIRGRRPELVRAYCDAINHAHGGGHFRIFANIAPDFRPLCPETRFLHGTESLWKMHKRRTPADLSFATGRATPEDESAALAALRERQRLALTPLRAAKLVAKFLPKKGEKGAVGDFAVENTDELLDLLAIVAYDHAQDENGRTIRWKVDGLRRSSGLEPEKVARDAQLDWLMDRFEVNRTQ, from the coding sequence ATGGCATCTGAGATCCCTCTGAGCACTCGATTGAGCAGGACGGTTTCGGCGGATTTCTTCCGGCCGTTGACCCGCCCCTCTGCGCCTGTCTATGTCGATTGCGCCTGTCGTCTGGAGGAGGAGGCAGGGTTGGCGGGACGGCTGCCGCTACTCGATGCGCAGCAAATCATTCGTGAGGTGCTGCTGGCGCATCCATCCGTGCATTTTGACGAGGATGAGGGGGCGTTGCTGCGCGATGTCCGCCAGCGAGCCAGTGTCTTCCTGACCAAGCTCCTTGCCGCGGGCTGGGTGGAGGAGCAGACGCTCGGGTTGCACGATCGGCGCATCATTATTTCCCCGGGGCTGCGTCTGCTTCTGGGCATGCTTCGCACACTGGTGGAAGATCAAGTTGCTGAACTTCAGGCCTTTGCTGATACACTGCGCGGAGTCTGCGAAACGCTGGAGCGCAACCACGCCCTCGATCCTCTGACCCAGAGTGGCGACGACCTGCGGGGGACAGTGCATGATTTGAACCAGCGGCTCGATCTCGCGGTGTCGCAGCTTTACTCGGTGGAGAAACTGATCGCGAGCTTTGAGATGCGCCAGCGGCATTCTGAGTCCCCGCTGGAGACGCTGCAGGTTTTCTACACCGAGTTTTCCCGAGGCCAGCACATGGTCTGCTACGACGTGCTGAGCAAGGGCGGGCTGATTTCCCGGCTTCGCGCCGCCCGGGCCAGGGTGAGCGACGGGCGGGACGATCCGCTGACCCGCGACAGGCTGGCGGAGGGTTTACGCGAACATTATGGCTACGACGAGGCCGAAGCAGCGACGCGGGCCAACACGATCTTGCTGCGGCTGGAACGAAGCCTGGGCGGATTGGGCGAGATCGCGCGTGCCATCGACGAACGCATGGCCGCCTTTAACCGTCTCTCGCAGCAGCGCTACCGCTACCAGACCGAGATTCGTGGCCGCCGACCGGAGCTCGTCAGGGCATACTGCGACGCGATCAACCACGCCCATGGCGGCGGACATTTCCGCATCTTTGCCAACATCGCACCGGACTTCCGCCCGCTTTGCCCGGAGACGCGGTTTTTGCACGGCACCGAGTCGCTCTGGAAAATGCACAAGCGTCGCACCCCCGCCGACCTTTCCTTTGCCACCGGCCGGGCCACGCCGGAGGACGAATCGGCTGCGCTCGCCGCCCTGCGCGAACGCCAGAGGCTGGCCCTCACCCCGCTGCGCGCCGCCAAACTGGTCGCGAAGTTTCTTCCGAAAAAAGGGGAGAAGGGCGCGGTAGGCGACTTTGCCGTGGAGAACACGGACGAACTCCTCGACCTGCTCGCCATCGTCGCCTACGACCACGCCCAGGACGAGAACGGGCGCACCATTCGCTGGAAGGTCGATGGCCTGCGGCGGTCCTCGGGGCTGGAACCCGAAAAGGTCGCCCGCGATGCGCAACTCGATTGGCTGATGGACCGCTTTGAGGTAAACCGCACGCAATGA
- a CDS encoding ATP-binding response regulator, translating into MIAERPHRKVLVVDDEPLVRETLDYCLNDEYDITAAASGEEAIELSKQEDFPVVLLDLRMDGISGLETLRRLKQLHAMQNVVILTAYESTESAIEALNLGAYSYLTKPFRQNRLKEVISKGIQDYDQNTRRTREMQQRLMGVHDNFLSLLCHEFNTPLTSILGFSELLSEVDLDEEQKAWVHNIQNSGSHLHDILMEIVDYIGASHLASEGVKEDFTLRNVLSKAVAPLASRELVVRLEEDEMLDLRLRGASRSIQMIARKLVRIASHQSRNVLLQGNVEYMSDTEAQRLTVVVKNTGLIQGRSGISRIEQLFEPYFFRPTEESTGFSKSLGLELATCRRIAEYADGTVDCRIGLNKEIEFVATLLVDLID; encoded by the coding sequence ATGATCGCTGAGCGCCCCCATAGGAAAGTACTGGTAGTTGACGACGAACCTCTGGTTCGGGAGACGCTCGATTATTGCCTGAATGACGAGTACGACATCACGGCTGCAGCCTCGGGGGAAGAGGCAATAGAACTCTCAAAACAGGAGGACTTTCCGGTGGTGCTGCTCGATCTCCGGATGGATGGCATTTCGGGCCTCGAGACGCTCCGGCGGCTCAAGCAGCTTCATGCCATGCAGAACGTAGTGATCCTCACTGCTTATGAGAGCACCGAGTCTGCCATCGAGGCCCTCAATCTCGGAGCCTACAGCTATCTGACCAAGCCTTTCCGGCAGAACCGCCTCAAGGAGGTCATTTCCAAAGGCATCCAGGACTACGACCAGAATACCCGCCGGACGCGGGAGATGCAGCAACGCCTGATGGGTGTGCACGATAACTTCCTGTCGCTGCTTTGTCATGAGTTCAACACTCCGTTGACTTCGATCCTCGGGTTCTCGGAATTATTGTCGGAGGTCGACCTCGACGAAGAGCAAAAGGCCTGGGTCCATAATATCCAGAACTCCGGAAGCCACCTCCATGACATTCTCATGGAGATCGTGGATTATATCGGGGCATCTCACTTGGCCAGCGAAGGCGTAAAAGAGGATTTCACCTTGCGGAACGTCCTGAGCAAGGCTGTCGCACCTTTGGCTTCCCGCGAGCTCGTTGTCAGGCTCGAGGAGGACGAGATGCTTGATCTGCGTTTGCGTGGAGCTTCCCGCTCGATCCAGATGATCGCCAGGAAACTGGTGCGTATTGCCTCACATCAATCGCGAAATGTGCTTTTGCAAGGCAACGTGGAGTATATGTCCGACACGGAGGCACAACGTCTCACTGTGGTTGTGAAAAATACGGGGCTGATCCAGGGGCGATCCGGAATCTCGCGCATCGAGCAGTTGTTCGAGCCTTACTTCTTCCGACCGACCGAAGAAAGCACCGGGTTCAGCAAGAGTCTGGGACTGGAGCTGGCTACATGTCGCCGCATCGCCGAGTACGCGGATGGCACCGTGGACTGCCGGATCGGATTGAACAAGGAGATCGAGTTCGTCGCAACTCTCCTGGTCGATTTGATTGACTAA
- a CDS encoding response regulator: MDQKGILLVDDEALALKYFSKAFGQRFPIYAASSAAAALQVLDEHAPRIGAVVTDQRMPEATGVELLTVVRNKYPGTARILTTAYSDFDVLVSAINVGAVHSFVAKPWNIGDLERTLVEALEMRNRRLPGRPGLVFPGDEMAHPVTDDRVYDVGLIAARLGHYVHNALCPMTFLLDQLIANKPVNQICSLEFLQEVRNHIHEVSRTLKEFEQISAPLRDCDREVLDLRAVFNRTLAEMVSIREQKQLQIEALIPADLPEIHGSARQIGKLFRFMIAEEAVSLPPDSLLRIVFSKHLRNGECQGVDIEFEDYSAVSASVDPGNFLLPFYVRGGNPREFGVFLAACYFIARHHGGTFEVHRKAEGDGLCFRIFLPINGRRFPLEGTDFLGKSFPEPYNTLSRS; the protein is encoded by the coding sequence ATGGATCAAAAAGGCATACTACTGGTCGATGATGAGGCGCTTGCGCTGAAGTACTTTTCCAAAGCCTTCGGACAGCGCTTTCCCATCTATGCCGCTTCCTCTGCCGCCGCGGCCCTCCAGGTGCTTGACGAACATGCCCCCCGGATCGGCGCGGTCGTTACGGATCAGCGAATGCCTGAAGCCACGGGGGTCGAGCTTCTCACTGTCGTCCGCAACAAATACCCGGGCACGGCAAGAATATTGACCACCGCGTACTCCGATTTCGACGTTCTCGTCTCAGCCATCAACGTCGGAGCAGTCCATTCCTTTGTGGCCAAGCCATGGAATATCGGTGACCTCGAACGCACTCTCGTAGAGGCGTTGGAAATGCGAAATCGGCGGCTGCCGGGCAGACCAGGGCTGGTCTTCCCGGGGGATGAAATGGCGCATCCTGTCACAGATGACCGGGTATATGACGTGGGCCTGATCGCGGCGAGACTCGGGCACTATGTGCACAACGCCCTGTGTCCGATGACCTTCCTGCTTGACCAGTTGATCGCCAACAAGCCGGTGAACCAGATTTGCTCTTTGGAATTCCTGCAGGAAGTCCGCAACCATATTCATGAGGTTTCGCGGACCCTAAAAGAGTTTGAGCAGATCAGCGCACCTTTACGCGATTGTGATCGGGAAGTCCTTGATTTGCGGGCTGTATTCAATCGCACCCTGGCGGAAATGGTTTCCATACGTGAGCAGAAGCAGTTGCAGATTGAGGCGCTCATTCCGGCGGATCTGCCGGAAATCCATGGTTCTGCGCGTCAAATCGGCAAGCTGTTCCGGTTCATGATCGCCGAGGAGGCGGTCTCGCTTCCGCCCGATAGCCTTCTGCGTATTGTGTTTTCCAAGCACTTAAGAAATGGCGAATGCCAGGGGGTGGATATCGAGTTTGAGGATTACAGCGCGGTTTCTGCGAGCGTTGATCCGGGGAATTTCCTCCTGCCTTTTTACGTAAGAGGCGGAAATCCTAGGGAGTTCGGGGTGTTCCTGGCTGCCTGCTACTTTATCGCACGCCATCATGGAGGAACCTTCGAGGTGCATCGAAAGGCGGAGGGAGATGGGCTTTGCTTTCGTATCTTTCTGCCGATCAACGGGCGGCGATTTCCTCTTGAGGGAACGGATTTTCTCGGCAAGTCGTTTCCGGAGCCATACAATACCTTGTCCCGGTCATGA
- a CDS encoding response regulator, which produces MTTNDSNPRCGILYIDDEEKALKYFRMAFSEKFEIFTASSGREGLEVLKRESARIGVVISDQRMPEMLGAEVLGIVRDQYPSIVRIITTAYSDLESAIQAVNKGYIYQYVVKPWEIRDLGMVLQRAADYFQVLTERNELLALKMATLQRILCSDRVKWLLLSSQSWEPAARAILQRALLAAIQALPANPSFLASPAATARSFEIGSLIRSEFASAANLSPALETLRNTPPTPSAAWQALLVDLSEKHGLTPAGEFSLVSSTPSSPNAVLHRDLFGLLLGGNTETSSLRFFECLYALAAANTAASVTIGDISAEVPATASEDAVIDALAGKFSSWDIARL; this is translated from the coding sequence ATGACGACCAACGATTCGAATCCGCGTTGCGGAATCCTCTACATTGATGACGAAGAAAAGGCCTTAAAGTACTTTCGCATGGCTTTCTCCGAGAAATTCGAGATCTTCACCGCGAGTTCGGGGCGGGAAGGGCTCGAGGTGCTGAAAAGGGAGTCGGCGAGGATCGGTGTGGTGATCTCCGACCAGCGAATGCCGGAGATGCTCGGTGCCGAGGTGCTTGGAATCGTGCGGGATCAATATCCCTCGATCGTTCGCATCATTACCACGGCATACTCCGATCTGGAGAGTGCCATCCAGGCGGTGAACAAGGGCTACATCTATCAGTATGTGGTCAAACCCTGGGAGATTCGCGACCTCGGGATGGTGCTTCAGCGAGCGGCGGATTACTTCCAGGTCCTGACCGAGCGTAACGAACTGTTGGCGCTCAAGATGGCAACCTTGCAGCGCATCCTCTGCAGTGACCGGGTGAAATGGCTGCTGCTTTCCTCGCAGTCCTGGGAGCCTGCGGCCCGTGCAATACTTCAGCGCGCGCTGCTTGCGGCGATCCAGGCTTTGCCAGCCAATCCGTCCTTTCTGGCTTCGCCTGCGGCGACAGCCCGGAGCTTTGAAATCGGTTCGCTGATTCGTTCCGAGTTTGCCAGCGCAGCGAACCTATCGCCAGCGCTGGAGACGCTGCGCAATACCCCCCCCACTCCTTCCGCGGCCTGGCAGGCACTCCTGGTCGACCTCTCCGAGAAACATGGGCTGACGCCGGCGGGGGAGTTTTCCCTGGTATCATCAACCCCGTCCTCCCCAAATGCGGTGCTGCACCGGGATTTGTTTGGACTCCTCCTGGGAGGCAACACGGAGACGTCCTCGCTGCGTTTCTTTGAGTGTCTGTACGCACTCGCTGCAGCCAATACAGCTGCAAGCGTTACGATTGGCGACATATCCGCGGAGGTTCCTGCCACGGCCTCCGAGGATGCCGTGATAGACGCACTGGCCGGGAAGTTTTCCTCCTGGGATATTGCCCGGTTGTAG
- a CDS encoding ATP-binding protein — translation MSVDSVAEAKDQALRLRYRAYNSEKLAYGLMVLSGLSVLVVPGGFVLDYFLYPHEFLTFLGVRLATAAFLILLIGVLYLERKSQRLTVIKSLGVLSALSVNSAMCFMIYRTEGAKSPYFVGLILVLTCWSILSPWTVVETASMCFLSILAFLLACILNPDFEAPGSIPLLGFGGFFLVITATVCIGITFYLAKARFEEFRLRHQLDEQNRELQDLDRLKTQFFSNVSHELRTPLTLILGPVETILSRSEALDQKVHDGIILIHRNALRLLKLINDLLDLTRLDQGAEVLRKREIPTTAFIKGIVDSVRHLGLSKNLRMKIEERQSSVKLIADPSRLEKVLVNLLTNALKYTPSGGLITVRWFSRDRETCIEVEDTGVGIAEDELPRIFDRFHQVRSNLANRSQGVGIGLALAKELVVEHGGRIEVESMVGQGSTFRVCLPLDDGAEGIETLEPGAAGAGDEPFEQAFRSADRSWRSAPESGSELEFSIVGQGEKTVLVADDEPDMRNYVVSLLADKYRVIQTPDGVHVSALVAEHKPAIVLLDWMMPGRDGLTVCQELRASEQNSDLKIVLLTARVDEQSKIDALQAGADDFLTKPFSSIEVLTRIDNLLRSVRLQADLRARNDELLAAMEKLKSTEIMLIQSEKMNAIGSLSAGLMHEINNPLNYTLAAVSFAKQFQGQLSPEMQEVIADIEEGMTRVSDVVTNLKTFAYPERAGVSSVFTLEEVLQSARKIMARDLQGIEVRSEIPAGLAIQGQKTQMIHLFINLFANAARAIQEKPGGGTKEITVSATVAGDTVRIDFADSGPGIPEMIIGRIFEPFFTTRDVGSGMGMGLSICHTIMEAHHGSITADNRPGGGAVFTITLPLAEH, via the coding sequence ATGAGTGTCGACAGTGTTGCGGAGGCCAAGGATCAAGCCCTGCGCCTGAGATACCGTGCCTATAACTCCGAGAAGCTCGCGTATGGTCTGATGGTACTCAGTGGCCTCTCGGTGCTGGTCGTGCCGGGTGGATTCGTCCTCGATTACTTTCTGTATCCGCACGAGTTTCTGACGTTTCTCGGGGTGCGACTGGCCACTGCGGCCTTTCTGATCCTGCTGATCGGTGTGCTTTACCTGGAGCGGAAGAGCCAGAGGCTGACGGTGATCAAGTCTTTGGGCGTGCTCTCAGCGTTGAGCGTGAACTCCGCCATGTGTTTCATGATCTATCGGACCGAGGGGGCGAAGTCGCCCTACTTTGTCGGTCTGATCCTGGTGCTTACCTGCTGGTCGATCCTCTCGCCCTGGACTGTCGTGGAGACCGCGAGCATGTGCTTTCTTTCCATACTGGCATTTCTCCTGGCCTGCATCCTGAATCCGGACTTTGAGGCTCCGGGATCTATTCCCTTGCTGGGCTTTGGCGGCTTTTTCCTCGTGATTACCGCGACGGTTTGTATCGGCATCACGTTTTATCTGGCCAAGGCGAGGTTTGAAGAGTTTCGGCTGCGCCATCAACTCGATGAGCAAAATCGGGAACTGCAGGATCTCGACCGGTTGAAGACCCAGTTTTTTTCCAATGTCAGTCACGAACTGCGTACGCCTCTTACTCTTATTCTCGGCCCGGTCGAGACGATCCTCAGCCGGAGCGAGGCCCTTGACCAGAAGGTGCACGACGGGATCATCCTGATCCATCGCAACGCTCTGCGGCTGCTCAAGCTCATCAATGATCTTCTCGACCTGACGAGGCTCGATCAGGGAGCCGAGGTCCTGCGCAAGCGGGAGATCCCGACCACGGCCTTTATCAAGGGGATCGTCGATTCGGTGCGACACCTGGGGCTTTCCAAGAATCTCCGGATGAAAATCGAGGAAAGGCAATCGTCTGTGAAGCTGATTGCCGACCCATCCAGGCTGGAGAAGGTGCTGGTCAACCTGCTGACCAACGCACTCAAGTACACGCCCTCCGGTGGTCTGATCACCGTACGCTGGTTCTCTCGTGATCGGGAGACCTGCATCGAGGTGGAGGATACGGGAGTGGGTATAGCCGAGGACGAACTGCCTCGTATCTTTGACCGTTTTCATCAGGTCCGGAGCAACCTGGCCAACCGTAGTCAGGGGGTGGGGATCGGCCTGGCGCTGGCAAAGGAGCTGGTTGTCGAGCATGGCGGGCGTATCGAGGTGGAAAGTATGGTCGGGCAGGGGAGTACATTTCGTGTCTGTCTGCCCCTGGATGATGGGGCGGAGGGAATAGAGACCCTGGAGCCTGGGGCGGCAGGAGCTGGAGATGAGCCTTTTGAGCAGGCATTTCGGTCGGCGGATCGCAGTTGGCGGAGTGCGCCGGAGAGTGGGTCCGAGCTTGAATTTTCCATCGTCGGACAGGGCGAGAAAACCGTGCTCGTGGCAGATGATGAACCTGACATGCGCAACTATGTCGTCTCGCTGCTGGCGGACAAATACCGGGTGATCCAAACTCCGGATGGGGTGCATGTCAGTGCTCTCGTTGCGGAGCACAAGCCCGCGATCGTTTTGCTCGACTGGATGATGCCGGGCAGGGATGGCCTGACGGTCTGTCAGGAACTCCGTGCCAGCGAACAGAACAGCGACCTGAAGATCGTCCTGCTGACCGCGCGAGTCGACGAGCAGTCGAAGATCGATGCCCTCCAGGCGGGAGCTGATGATTTTCTGACAAAACCCTTCAGCAGCATCGAGGTGTTGACCCGTATAGACAATCTGCTGAGGTCGGTGCGCCTGCAGGCGGATCTGCGCGCTCGCAATGACGAACTCCTCGCTGCGATGGAGAAATTGAAGAGCACGGAGATCATGCTCATTCAAAGTGAGAAGATGAATGCCATTGGATCCCTGTCTGCGGGTCTGATGCACGAAATCAACAATCCATTGAATTACACTCTCGCCGCGGTCAGCTTCGCCAAGCAGTTCCAGGGGCAGCTCAGCCCGGAAATGCAGGAGGTTATTGCCGACATCGAGGAGGGCATGACTCGGGTGAGTGATGTGGTGACGAATCTTAAAACGTTCGCCTATCCAGAGCGAGCCGGGGTCTCCTCCGTGTTTACACTGGAGGAGGTGCTGCAATCTGCGCGGAAGATCATGGCGCGCGACTTGCAGGGCATCGAGGTCAGGTCGGAGATCCCGGCCGGTCTGGCTATTCAAGGCCAGAAGACCCAGATGATTCATCTGTTTATCAACCTGTTTGCCAACGCAGCGCGGGCTATCCAGGAAAAGCCGGGAGGTGGCACCAAGGAAATCACCGTGTCTGCTACAGTTGCCGGAGACACTGTCAGGATCGACTTTGCCGATAGCGGCCCAGGCATTCCCGAAATGATCATAGGCCGGATCTTTGAGCCATTCTTTACCACACGCGATGTGGGATCAGGAATGGGCATGGGACTTAGCATTTGCCACACCATCATGGAAGCTCACCACGGCAGCATTACCGCAGATAACCGGCCGGGCGGCGGAGCTGTCTTCACCATCACTTTGCCACTCGCCGAACACTAG